One region of Eupeodes corollae chromosome 1, idEupCoro1.1, whole genome shotgun sequence genomic DNA includes:
- the LOC129942613 gene encoding organic cation transporter protein-like, which translates to MGYDDVITHLGDFGKYQKRIYFLVCLPAISCAFHKLAGVFLLAKPDFRCELPFEFGSDNLTYELPDNVWQLAYPKDPLTNKYLTCEYYNVSYSPDYLSGFSPPPASSEVSTVYCDKYVYDRSTWKNSAVTEWNMVCGRSFLSATSDSLFMLGVLLGSIIFGQMSDKYGRKPIFFASLVIQLIFGVLAAVSPEFITYTISRIIIGATTSGVFLVAYVIAMEMVGPSYRIFAGVVVMMFFSVGFMLTAAFAYFITDWRWLQIGLTLPGVLFMSYYWFIPESARWLLSKNRKQDAIANIEKAARVNKVKIPDDVLDNLLEDTTEVKDPLDTPKREPSVFDLLRYPNLRRKTLLIFFDWFVNSGTYYGLSWNTSNLGGNVLLNFVISGAVEIPAYTFLIFTLNRWGRRSILCGCMLTAGTALLLTVFVPDDMNWLIIVCAMIGKLAITSSYGTVYIFSAEQFPTVIRNVGLGASSMVARIGGILAPYFNLLSEVWKPLPLIIFGAMAFIGGLLSLLLPETHNKPMLETIEDGERFGKKVRQEDLLEQGEELKEVNLNRDDAEVNVMPNGNGVAKDS; encoded by the coding sequence ATGGGCTACGACGATGTCATCACTCATTTGGGGGATTTCGGGAAATACCAGAAgcgtatatattttttagtttgtttaccTGCCATATCGTGTGCCTTTCACAAACTCGCCGGAGTGTTTCTGCTCGCCAAACCGGATTTCCGTTGCGAGTTGCCTTTTGAATTCGGCTCTGACAATCTTACCTATGAACTTCCGGATAATGTTTGGCAATTAGCATATCCAAAAGACCCTTTGACAAACAAATACCTCACCTGTGAATATTACAATGTCAGTTATTCGCCCGACTATCTTAGCGGTTTTTCGCCGCCGCCGGCATCAAGCGAAGTGTCAACAGTTTATTGTGATAAATACGTTTATGACAGGTCAACGTGGAAAAACAGTGCTGTCACCGAATGGAATATGGTATGTGGGCGGAGTTTCCTTAGTGCAACATCCGACTCATTGTTTATGCTGGGCGTGCTCCTGGGGAGTATAATTTTCGGTCAGATGTCGGACAAATATGGACGGAAACCGATATTTTTCGCCTCACTGGTCATACAATTGATATTCGGGGTTCTTGCGGCTGTCTCACCGGAATTCATAACCTACACCATTTCTCGCATAATAATTGGAGCAACGACATCGGGTGTATTTTTGGTGGCCTATGTGATAGCCATGGAAATGGTTGGACCTTCGTACCGTATCTTTGCCGGTGTGGTGGTTATGATGTTCTTTTCGGTAGGTTTCATGTTGACAGCTGCGTTCGCCTATTTCATAACCGACTGGCGGTGGTTGCAAATTGGTTTGACATTGCCGGGAGTTCTGTTTATGTCGTACTATTGGTTTATTCCAGAGTCGGCGAGGTGGCTGTTGTCGAAAAATAGGAAACAGGATGCGATTGCAAATATTGAAAAGGCAGCCAGGGTGAATAAGGTTAAGATTCCCGACGATGTGTTGGATAACCTGTTGGAAGACACCACTGAGGTGAAGGATCCACTCGACACACCCAAGCGAGAACCATCCGTCTTTGATTTACTCAGGTATCCCAATCTCCGGCGGAAAACACTGTTAATTTTCTTCGATTGGTTTGTGAATAGCGGAACTTATTATGGTCTGTCGTGGAACACCAGCAATCTGGGAGGGAATGTTCTCCTTAATTTTGTAATCTCCGGAGCTGTTGAAATTCCGGCATACACGTTTTTGATTTTCACACTCAATCGATGGGGTCGGCGGTCGATTTTGTGTGGATGCATGTTGACAGCTGGAACTGCCCTTCTCTTGACTGTCTTTGTCCCCGACGACATGAATTGGTTGATTATAGTTTGTGCTATGATTGGAAAACTTGCCATAACTTCCAGTTATGGGACGGTGTACATTTTCTCAGCTGAACAATTCCCGACTGTCATTCGAAATGTCGGCTTGGGAGCTTCATCGATGGTCGCTCGTATTGGTGGAATTTTGGCGCCATACTTTAATTTGCTGAGTGAAGTGTGGAAGCCATTGCCTTTGATAATTTTTGGAGCGATGGCATTTATTGGAGGATTGCTGTCATTGCTGCTACCCGAAACGCACAACAAACCAATGCTGGAAACTATTGAAGATGGTGAACGATTTGGTAAGAAAGTGCGACAAGAAGATCTTCTCGAACAAGGTGAAGAACTGAAAGAGGTTAATCTTAATAGAGATGATGCGGAGGTGAATGTAATGCCAAACGGCAATGGTGTAGCCAAAGATAGTTAA